The Psychrobacter sp. LV10R520-6 genome includes a region encoding these proteins:
- a CDS encoding OmpA family protein produces MDIINHLTRTVSPAVLGDDQSPAKKGLLEQFYAIFAARLADKDTYGRFSNENIARDDQGFYDRVWTDDAHRDRISRELAGAHNVDATAARGLVAMAAPLAYHEIKSLAGTTPVPQFLNDNLDNYQHHIPAWASAVVPAGMVAAGPAGERISDTTSMAPLVREEEKSGSFMKALLPIIGLIILGALAWALLRGCQENPEPVATPIVTEEVVGEETTPVTAMAAAEDIEPASLRIATGEGNMLYACRINAGDEALNSQIMSAVQNAFGDEAAKCRSDVDDGFATDMPAASVLSAILPIIQNSPNASMIVKGDEIVVNSPDAASLEQLVADIQAAAPAMMVRAEGPLDMQNEIDNSLVAADAAVEKLGENPDPRDVARALSLQVINFELDKAFIPDVNKPFLERSANIITKVADMKLMIIGHTDSLASDAYNMDLSRDRAESVKEYLVSQGIDASKLMTKGMGESEPIADNSTEKGRFLNRRIEFTVYDESMAVDDNGIAITAGDGGDMGVNTTMDPDLNPLDNNNDDLLPDGDDPSQGTALDPKANTQ; encoded by the coding sequence ATGGATATTATCAATCATTTGACAAGAACAGTCAGTCCAGCCGTGCTTGGCGATGATCAGAGCCCAGCTAAGAAAGGCCTTCTTGAGCAATTTTATGCTATTTTTGCAGCTCGTTTAGCGGATAAAGACACTTACGGGCGTTTTTCAAACGAAAACATAGCGCGTGATGATCAAGGATTTTATGACCGAGTATGGACCGATGATGCACATCGTGACCGTATATCACGCGAACTTGCCGGAGCACATAACGTTGATGCGACTGCAGCTCGTGGCCTAGTCGCTATGGCAGCACCGCTGGCATATCACGAAATCAAAAGTCTAGCTGGCACAACTCCTGTACCTCAGTTTTTAAACGACAATCTTGATAATTATCAGCATCATATCCCAGCTTGGGCAAGTGCTGTCGTACCGGCTGGTATGGTAGCTGCTGGGCCTGCTGGCGAACGCATTTCTGATACTACCAGTATGGCACCACTAGTACGGGAAGAAGAAAAAAGTGGCAGCTTTATGAAAGCGTTATTGCCAATTATTGGTTTGATTATTTTGGGTGCTTTGGCTTGGGCGCTACTCAGAGGTTGCCAAGAGAATCCTGAGCCAGTCGCAACACCGATAGTTACTGAAGAAGTGGTTGGGGAAGAAACCACGCCAGTTACGGCAATGGCAGCAGCTGAGGATATCGAGCCTGCATCACTTCGCATTGCTACCGGTGAAGGCAACATGCTATATGCTTGCCGCATCAATGCTGGTGACGAAGCACTTAACTCTCAAATCATGAGCGCGGTGCAAAATGCCTTTGGTGACGAAGCGGCTAAGTGTCGCTCAGACGTTGATGACGGTTTTGCTACAGATATGCCAGCCGCTTCAGTGCTATCAGCGATTCTACCAATCATCCAAAATTCGCCCAATGCTAGCATGATTGTTAAAGGTGATGAGATCGTTGTGAACTCGCCAGATGCTGCGTCACTTGAGCAATTGGTTGCCGATATCCAAGCAGCTGCACCTGCTATGATGGTAAGAGCAGAAGGTCCATTGGATATGCAAAATGAGATTGATAATAGCTTAGTTGCTGCAGACGCCGCTGTTGAGAAGCTGGGTGAAAATCCAGACCCACGCGATGTTGCCCGTGCACTCAGCCTTCAAGTGATTAACTTTGAGCTTGATAAAGCCTTTATTCCAGATGTTAACAAACCATTTCTTGAGCGCTCCGCTAATATTATCACTAAAGTAGCTGATATGAAGCTTATGATTATTGGTCATACTGACAGCTTAGCTTCAGATGCGTACAACATGGATTTATCTCGTGATCGCGCTGAATCTGTAAAAGAGTATTTGGTCTCTCAAGGTATTGATGCAAGCAAGCTGATGACTAAAGGTATGGGCGAGTCTGAACCAATCGCTGATAACTCAACTGAAAAAGGTCGCTTCCTTAACCGCCGTATCGAATTTACTGTTTATGATGAAAGCATGGCAGTAGATGATAATGGGATTGCTATAACTGCAGGTGATGGTGGTGATATGGGTGTAAATACAACTATGGACCCAGACTTGAACCCCTTAGACAATAACAACGATGACTTACTACCAGACGGCGATGACCCAAGCCAAGGTACAGCATTAGACCCAAAAGCCAACACTCAATAA
- the nagZ gene encoding beta-N-acetylhexosaminidase, producing the protein MYGVLMIDIDSTALTAEDVSLIKQAQVGGVILFARNVADAAQVRALCDDIRYHNPDILIGVDQEGGRVARLREGFTPLPPMGKLGDLFDQDPSRSLSCAYDCGYLMAAEVLAVGIDLSFAPVLDRDGISQVIGDRSFHQEPQVIVALATQFMRGMRAAGMATTGKHFPGHGAIAPDSHVSEAIDDRSFDEIMASDMQPFAQTLPWLDALMPAHVMFSQVDTKPAGFSKIWLQDILRKQLNFNGVVFSDDLSMAGAQAAGDVSARVHAAIEAGCDIALVCNDRVAAHEAAEAAQDLPYPNQKRIKTMCGQIPVWQGDLGSTCQQFDHWQQAKDTVLQTFFAIQSAIPSSENTTETKDPTAYK; encoded by the coding sequence ATGTATGGCGTATTAATGATTGATATTGATAGCACAGCGCTGACCGCTGAGGATGTCAGCTTAATCAAACAAGCACAAGTGGGCGGGGTCATATTATTTGCCCGCAACGTGGCAGATGCTGCCCAAGTGCGTGCGCTGTGCGACGATATTCGTTATCACAATCCTGATATTCTAATTGGCGTCGATCAAGAAGGTGGCCGAGTGGCGCGTTTACGTGAAGGCTTTACCCCATTACCACCCATGGGCAAACTTGGTGATTTATTTGACCAAGATCCCAGCCGATCCCTCAGCTGTGCTTATGATTGTGGTTACCTGATGGCAGCGGAAGTGCTGGCGGTGGGGATTGATCTCAGCTTTGCACCGGTGCTCGATAGAGATGGTATCAGCCAAGTGATCGGTGACCGTAGCTTTCATCAAGAGCCACAAGTGATCGTAGCCTTAGCCACTCAGTTTATGCGCGGCATGCGAGCGGCAGGCATGGCGACCACAGGCAAGCACTTCCCCGGTCATGGGGCTATCGCTCCTGATTCGCACGTCTCAGAAGCCATTGATGATCGTAGCTTTGATGAGATTATGGCCAGTGATATGCAGCCCTTTGCTCAAACGCTGCCATGGCTCGATGCCTTGATGCCAGCGCACGTCATGTTTTCACAAGTCGATACTAAGCCAGCCGGATTCTCTAAAATTTGGCTACAGGATATTTTGAGAAAGCAGCTAAATTTCAATGGAGTTGTGTTCTCTGATGACTTGTCTATGGCAGGAGCGCAAGCAGCAGGTGATGTTAGCGCCCGCGTACATGCAGCCATTGAGGCAGGCTGTGATATTGCACTGGTATGTAATGATAGAGTGGCCGCACATGAAGCTGCCGAGGCTGCTCAAGACTTGCCCTATCCCAATCAAAAACGTATCAAAACTATGTGCGGACAGATACCAGTATGGCAAGGTGACTTAGGTTCCACTTGCCAGCAGTTTGACCATTGGCAACAAGCTAAAGATACGGTGCTACAGACTTTTTTTGCCATTCAGTCTGCTATCCCATCATCCGAGAATACTACTGAAACAAAAGACCCAACAGCCTATAAGTAG